In the genome of Plasmodium yoelii strain 17X genome assembly, chromosome: 14, one region contains:
- a CDS encoding THO complex subunit 2, putative → MDISNVLQNYRVQLFDEFEEKDIETNLNIIKQKYENKLIFILKQIKEKISLHKSCEQSCFCSKYKDGNFCPCSQINSKYQQNEINEENQNQENQDNLNCEKQSQLPTINGNSDKKRKRNGNHKESCEKRNERSNIEEDQIQNPLKRQNVNLDKIKDMDIYDTINELNTFIKVNEDIQFLDSTDLFFNIPIKKDCILKDIFKKFIHEIKNKNYKNIYKHTYLECYKRNQNKIQEQGFCCNLQKNFKNIINFYFTTFVEQFSLFYFDFLLCIVKGIITIESGINYISNDLANLHREYSMKFNFPFFNINTDSDKTNDEKYNNKLDNTESNNTYLDNTYLILPFKIVILNSLQCIFEIVQYLKEKKNNLYTDYKNIIFQCIIMLEKKKIISFKDTTTYIECKNFDKINIFPKELNKLITKLKTKNMYSISIYNLIRENINGYSKIIFLLDQFFANNSNSPIDRSNQNSKLSSKFYSKYVLKRKKNQKNQKNGPNEPNEPNEPNEPNGQANISDAFFISSDFENISDSSLSLMSYNNDDKFKKNQKKNNSSSLKRKWKKHLNCYYCNDIINLKNNIFKIAGLHNLCPRRIISILLFYYEQNINSEKQLLPLFYLYSKESITDVIILELKIKNNYIQENNLEKLDKLKNIYNKNEISENENKYYIPEFLLNTNNFFSYNYFKMCSILILNDLLNINIFYNNLLPNDILLKHIFSELYRKFYEDYDNTFSDKTISLFHYYIPYDINKMYDTFEILKSAYFEKKNQNLEKLKLANLENKTSNTLQTNNEHSENDIKNSSSELPKTDNHNNHNIGDVGDVGDNNLKSLNKLLENTDEPLSIHDIVVNYSLNNNNPDLKKKCQNILESKKTDAIKYYLYDSLTNNTQNNGENFIKMYIEREIKIRNESKNSKYLSYNDAHNYLFLEEDHYFLILSRLFFMINQKFIFLSTLIDLNAWNYVTILINHLTSFNSNPFLNYFVSLSLSKLLNYLITPLINNIHEIKTKKTKKTKQNESCFFCKLNLNSSDLVGYNSIKTIKKNKKHLKNLFKNEKNIKMNKKKVKQLIKLYKCNYKLFALESQEKGKTKSNKTKSSTRNSTRNNHIFADNNHVSISTENEKIINLKNKHFPLQKFFFLSKVTSNISEKKKNTLHTSSNSNLKPKEVTHNNNEQTYLKEIETIDDFFDKFLPFLKYLGYFTYIYNKLEQNVLKIILNYVQIMTKKNSNFETQAEQINKFHPNFYSFLNFFFLSLNNNCEEINENLINIQLWDILKLIPVSTRYKIYFNFYNLIENQKKNIIKYKNQILIPNESSNKTVPEKQDGKTVPEKQDGKTVPEKQDGNVNPHFATIPINSIYFFSLFNFELIKTKIRKIIKRATSDILKDRQNVKVKEMLSEFNFIINRNPFIGAEVVIQQCELFDNNMIITLTESIKHINIFSSDIFLYKIIEKQQLLNVNTFNLNKQNNMNSSEFCADNVFRPKKLINLSLFSAIFMSKHPPVEFYPILISTLKRIFSEMHISDKLFLRQIPSNIQKNDQNIQKNDQNIQINDQNTQINDQNTQINDDTNKMIILKADNKKYPDLMSGYIFDLEYIQKLIEIYGGTSTYVEVQALNDDQLDAQGGFKNLKKEVMLIENDIDMNINNTEYDYIEKNEMENEKLKSECISYATKVLLNPNIIYLMFCILSKLKHEYLYDSNTFNLKNVSFIVDQINSILLQYIDFLQTNSNPKLYISIIPNIITIFHFFDISQAFQIIRFSFPFFDQNDIQNELDAEKEREKENEKENENENEKENENENENENENENEKENEKENENENEKENENENENENENDSETDPWIDVMMPIVQKYINIENLNGINIKFYLFYWRLHISDIYVPHKQYQKIIDNFDMLINKLEKYFIDNKKDENLNWIHKKIEKLNFRKSQIKNEYEYHIHHTNKIKKKLSHIIEHWVDPEEIDFSTFPSFVKCLIAPRILNSEKDSLFCSKFIQLLIEFYTPLFNLCTLVHVLTKMLIPLINSCTEKESLNVGIFFNDLFSYLYLLCDDVKYFQNISNNNPCFSNTLNFESKTTISHPDIVQKICKWENYIIALLFENNNNDEKTWINYKSIVVFLFRLVNSFPYSPKIKDSIITHLQNLQDISKTHGWKDILISINSLKQIMEKNKKLPGAEKKDEQESKGKTPKINETPQKSDSNVTMTPFNTSRHFHTNSNSHFMPVAKNIYNQNIHHVMPNAHNLPPKPFMKEHFNKIPPPQEPNKYMLKRRYRYF, encoded by the exons atgGATATTTCAAATGTACTCCAAAATTATAGAGTACAACTTTTCGACGAATTCGAAGAGAAAGATATtgaaacaaatttaaatataattaaacaaaaatatgaaaacaaattaatatttattttaaaacaaataaaggaaaaaatatctTTACATAAAAGTTGTGAACAATCTTGTTTTTGCTCAAAATATAAGGATGGCAACTTTTGCCCATGTAGTCAAATAAATTCCAAATATcaacaaaatgaaataaatgagGAAAATCAAAATCAAGAAAATCAAGACAATTTAAATTGTGAAAAACAATCACAGCTTCCTACTATAAATGGAAATTCGgataaaaaaaggaaacgAAATGGCAACCACAAAGAAAGTTGTGAAAAGCGAAATGAGAGAAGCAATATAGAAGAAGACCAAATTCAAAACCCGTTAAAAAGGCAAAAtgtaaatttagataaaataaaagatatggatatatatgatacaataaatgaattaaacACATTTATAAAAGTCAATGAggatatacaatttttagaTTCAACagatttatttttcaatattcCTATTAAAAAAGATTGTATCttaaaagatatatttaaaaaattcatacacgaaataaaaaataaaaattataaaaacattTATAAACATACATATTTAGAGTGTTATAAAcgaaatcaaaataaaattcaagAACAAGGTTTTTGTTGTAACttacaaaaaaatttcaaaaatattattaatttttattttactacTTTTGTAGaacaattttcattattttattttgattttttattatgcaTAGTAAAAGGAATAATAACAATCGAATCAggaattaattatatttccaATGATTTAGCAAATTTACATCGTGAATATTCTATGAAAtttaattttccattttttaatattaacacAGATTCTGACAAAACGAATGATGagaaatataacaataaattaGACAACACCGAATCAAATAACACATATTTAGATAACACTTATTTAATTTTGCCATTTAAAATAGTCATATTAAATAGTTTGCAATGCATATTCGAAATTGTACAgtatttaaaagaaaaaaaaaataatctttACACAGattacaaaaatattatttttcaatgtattataatgttagaaaaaaaaaaaataatatctttTAAAGATACAACTACATATATAGAATgtaaaaattttgataaaataaatatatttccaaaaGAACTAAATAAGCTtattacaaaattaaaaacaaaaaatatgtatagtatatctatttataatttaatcaGAGAAAATATCAATGGTTATTCTAAAATCATCTTTTTATTAGATCAATTTTTTGCAAACAATTCAAATTCCCCTATTGACAGGTCAAATCAAAATAGTAAACTCTCTTCAAAATTTTACTCAAAATATGTtcttaaaagaaaaaaaaatcaaaaaaatcaaaaaaatggaCCAAATGAACCAAATGAACCAAATGAACCAAATGAACCAAATGGGCAAGCCAACATTTCTgatgcattttttatttcttcagaTTTTGAAAACATTTCAGATTCGTCGTTATCATTAATGTCATacaataatgatgataaatttaaaaaaaatcaaaaaaaaaataattcttcATCATTGAaaagaaaatggaaaaaacatctaaattgttattattgtAATGATAtcataaatttgaaaaataatatttttaaaattgcaGGGTTACATAATTTATGTCCTCGTAGAATCatatcaatattattattttattatgaacaaaatataaatagcgAAAAACAACTTCttccattattttatttatattcaaaagAAAGTATAACCGATGTAATCATActtgaattaaaaataaaaaataattatattcaaGAAAATAACTTAGAAAAATTagacaaattaaaaaatatatataataaaaatgaaattagtgaaaatgaaaataaatattatattcctgaatttttattaaatactaataatttttttagttataattattttaaaatgtgttctattttaattttaaatgatcttttaaatataaatatattttataataatttattaccTAAtgacattttattaaaacatattttttctgAACTGTACAGAAAATTTTATGAGGATTATGATAATACATTTTCAGATAAAACTATTTCACTTttccattattatattccatatgatattaataaaatgtatgATACTTTTGAAATTCTTAAATCTgcttattttgaaaaaaaaaatcaaaatttagaaaaattaaaattagctaatttggaaaataaaacatCAAATACATTACAAACAAATAATGAACACTcagaaaatgatataaaaaatagttcATCTGAATTGCCTAAAACTGATAATCACAATAATCACAATATTGGCGATGTTGGCGATGTTGGCgataacaatttaaaaagtttgaataaattattagaaaACACAGATGAGCCTCTTTCTATACATGATATAGTAGTTAACTACAGCTTGAACAATAATAATccagatttaaaaaaaaaatgccaAAACATTTTAGaatcaaaaaaaacagaTGCAATCAAATATTACCTATATGATTCCCTAACTAATAATACACAAAATAATGgagaaaattttataaaaatgtatatagaaagagaaataaaaatacgaaATGAAtctaaaaattcaaaatatttatcttaTAATGATGCACACAATTATTTATTCCTAGAAGAAGATCattattttcttattttgagtcgtttattttttatgataaatcaaaaatttatatttttatcaacatTAATAGATTTGAATGCTTGGAATTATGTTACAATTCTAATTAATCATTTAACTAGTTTTAATTCAAACCcatttttgaattattttgtttCTCTATCTTTGTCTAAACTTCTTAATTATCTTATAACCcctttaataaataatattcatgaaattaaaacaaaaaaaacaaaaaaaacaaaacaaaatgaGTCATGTTTCTTTTGCAAACTAAATTTAAATTCATCTGATCTTGTTGGATACAATTCTATTAAAACGAtcaagaaaaataaaaagcatcttaaaaatttatttaaaaatgaaaaaaatatcaaaatgaataaaaaaaaagtaaaacaGTTAATCAAATTGTATAAATGTAATTATAAATTGTTCGCGTTAGAAAGCCAGGAAAAAGGCAAAACCAAAAGTAACAAAACCAAAAGCAGCACAAGAAACAGCACAAGAAACAACCACATATTTGCAGACAATAATCATGTATCCATTTCGAccgaaaatgaaaaaataattaactTAAAGAATAAGCATTTTCCATTACAAaagtttttctttttatcaAAAGTAACATCAAATAtttctgaaaaaaaaaaaaacacactCCATACATCTTCCAACTCCAATTTAAAACCAAAAGAGGTCACacacaataataatgaacaaacatatttaaaagaaatcGAAACTATAGatgatttttttgataaatttttACCTTTTTTAAAGTACTTAGgatattttacatatatatataataaacttGAACAAAATgtgttaaaaattatattaaattatgtCCAAAttatgacaaaaaaaaatagtaattttgAAACACAAGctgaacaaataaataaattccatccaaatttttattcatttttaaatttcttttttttatcattaaataataattgtgaagaaataaatgaaaatctAATAAACATCCAATTATGGGATATACTAAAATTAATACCAGTTTCTACaagatataaaatttatttcaacttttataacttaatagaaaaccaaaaaaaaaatattattaaatataaaaatcaaaTTCTTATACCCAACGAATCTTCTAATAAAACCGTGCCAGAAAAACAAGATGGTAAAACCGTGCCAGAAAAACAAGATGGTAAAACTGTGCCAGAAAAACAAGATGGTAATGTAAATCCCCATTTTGCAACTATCCCAATTAactcaatatattttttctccTTATTTAATTTCGaattaattaaaacaaaaattagaaaaattatcaaaagaGCAACATcagatatattaaaagatagACAAAATGTAAAAGTCAAAGAAATGTTATCtgaatttaattttataataaataggAATCCATTTATTGGTGCTGAAGTAGTTATACAACAATGTGAAttatttgataataatatgattATTACTTTAACTGAAtctattaaacatattaatatattttcaagtgatatttttttatataaaattatagaaaaacaacaattattaaatgttaatacttttaatttaaataaacaaaataatatgaacagTTCAGAATTTTGTGCTGATAATGTTTTTAGaccaaaaaaattaataaatcttTCATTATTTAGTGCAATATTTATGTCAAAACATCCACCTGTCGAATTTTATCCAATACTTATTTCAACATTAAAAAGAATCTTTTCAGAAATGCATATATcagataaattatttttgagACAAATTCCAtcaaatattcaaaaaaatgatcaaaatattcaaaaaaatgatCAAAATATCCAAATAAATGATCAAAATACCCAAATAAATGATCAAAATACCCAAATAAATgatgatacaaataaaatgatCATATTAAAAgctgataataaaaaatatcctGATTTAATGAGTGGGTATATATTCGATTTAGAATACATTCAAAAACTTATCGAAATATATGGTGGAACTAGTACATATGTAGAAGTGCAAGCATTAAATGATGATCAATTAGATGCACAAGGTGGATTTAAAAATCTAAAAAAAGAAGTAATGCTAATTGAAAATGATATAGAtatgaatattaataatacagaatatgattatatagaaaaaaatgaaatggaAAATGAAAAGTTAAAATCAGAATGTATTTCTTATGCAACTAAAGTGTTGCTTAACCCTAATATTATCTATTTAATGTTTTGTATCTTATCAAAATTAAAAcatgaatatttatatgatagTAATACATTTAATCTCAAAAATGTATCATTTATAGTTGATCAAATTAATTCTATTCTTTTACAATATATTGATTTTTTACAAACAAATTCAAATCCTAAACTCTATATATCTATTATAccaaatattattactatattccatttttttgatatttcgCAAGCTTTTCAAATTATTAGATTTTCCTTTCCATTTTTCGATCAAAATGATATCCAAAACGAGTTAGATGCAGAAAAGGAAAGAGAAAAAGAGAACGAAAAGGAGAACGAAAATGAGAACGAAAAGGAGAACGAAAATGAGAACGAAAATGAGAACGAAAATGAGAACGAAAAGGAGAACGAAAAGGAGAACGAAAATGAGAACGAAAAAGAGAACGAAAATGAGAACGAAAacgaaaatgaaaatgattcCGAAACAGACCCATGGATAGATGTTATGATGCCAATTGTtcagaaatatattaacattgAAAACTTAAACGGAATAAAtatcaaattttatttattctattGGAGATTACATATATCAGATATTTATGTTCCACATAAACagtatcaaaaaataatagacaATTTTGATAtgcttataaataaattagaaaaatatttcattgataataaaaaagatgaaaatctTAATTggatacataaaaaaatagaaaaattaaattttagaaaatctcaaataaaaaatgaatatgaatATCATATACAtcatacaaataaaataaaaaaaaaattatcacaTATAATAGAACATTGGGTTGATCCTGAAGAAATCGATTTTAGTACATTTCCTTCTTTTGTTAAGTGTTTAATTGCTCCTAGAATATTAAATAGTGAAAAAgattctttattttgttctaaatTTATACAACTATTAATAGAATTTTATACCCCtctttttaatttatgtACATTAGTTCATGTTTTAACAAAAATGTTAATTCCTCTTATAAATTCATGTACAGAAAAAGAATCACTAAATGTcggaatattttttaatgaccttttctcatatttatatttattatgtgaTGATGtcaaatattttcaaaatatatcaaataataatCCATGTTTTAGTAACACTTTAAATTTCGAATCAAAGACTACAATTAGTCATCCTGATATTGTTCAGAAAATTTGTAAATgggaaaattatattattgctttgctttttgaaaataataataatgatgaaaaaactTGGATCAATTATAAATCAATagttgtatttttatttagatTAGTTAATTCATTTCCATATTCTCCAAAAATTAAAGATTCTATAATAACacatttacaaaatttaCAAGATATTTCAAAAACACATGGTTGGaaagatatattaatatCAATTAATAGTCTAAAACaaataatggaaaaaaacAA AAAACTTCCTGGTGCAGAAAAAAAAGACGAACAAGAATCCAAGGGGAAAACACCAAAGATAAATG AAACACCACAAAAATCTGATTCAAACGTAACCATGACCCCATTTAATACATCTCGTCATTTTCATACAAATTCAAACTCACATTTTATGCCAGTGGCAAAGAATATTTACAATcaaa atataCATCATGTAATGCCAAATGCTCATAATTTACCTCCAAAGCCATTTATGAAAGAACATTTTAATAAGATTCCGCCACCCCAAGAGCCAAATAAATACATGTTAAAAAGAAGATATCgctatttttaa
- a CDS encoding ribosomal RNA small subunit methyltransferase A2, putative, with protein MNIFLKKLIFVFACFVITKIYFLKSVKHEKRYERHHNFYYIGMYVKKNDKKKKEKVNIPISNKININNNKININNNKRNIYFIKKNQFLLLNTPNEKSELVYKNSEQSGKNDILNNKFLSRDLEGIQVFPTKQKNEDDEKNIKTLLPSREFKPKRSLGQNYLKDENIIKKMVQAIELDASQFVLMKEKKKKILLKSKKDKIKDETDEQNKLKINENNCKNMESLKNEGNGIIELGCGLGQLSKHLFKKYKNMTAIEIDSRALTIISRTMPGFDFIHDDVLQINYKDLSINKNTKLSVIGNLPFYITSQILFCLLDFYKYIEQAVVTIQYEVGQRIIAKPNDKDYSILSILFSLYTHPYLLFKIPSNAFYPIPKVEAAVMKIIFKKHIFNCNLLFLKQILKHSFQQRRKKLKSSLKRLLNMYNIQNVPLPFSDLRPQQLYPEQFIELTNILFPLHDYPFDSNIQTKVWRKKKHGE; from the coding sequence ATGAATATATTTCTGAAGAAATTAATATTTGTCTTTGCTTGTTTtgtaataacaaaaatatattttttaaaatcagTGAAACATGAAAAACGATATGAAAGACatcacaatttttattacataGGAAtgtatgttaaaaaaaatgacaaaaaaaaaaaagaaaaagtcAATATACCTATATCcaacaaaataaacataaataataacaaaataaacataaataataacaaaagaaatatatattttataaaaaaaaatcaatttttattattaaatactCCAAATGAAAAATCCGAAttggtatataaaaattctgAACAGTCAggtaaaaatgatatattaaataataaatttcttAGTAGAGATTTAGAAGGAATACAAGTTTTTCCAaccaaacaaaaaaatgaagacgatgaaaaaaacattaaaaCTCTATTACCATCTCGAGAATTTAAACCAAAAAGAAGTTTAGgacaaaattatttaaaagatgaaaatattataaaaaaaatggtacAGGCAATAGAATTGGATGCTAGCCAATTTGTTCTcatgaaagaaaaaaaaaaaaaaattttattaaaatcaaaaaaagacaaaataaaAGACGAAACAGACGAACAAAATaaactaaaaataaatgaaaataattgtaaaaatatggaaagcCTTAAAAACGAAGGAAATGGAATAATAGAATTAGGATGTGGGTTAGGACAGTTAAGTAagcatttatttaaaaaatataaaaatatgacaGCTATTGAAATAGATAGTCGAGCTTTGACAATTATAAGTCGAACTATGCCAGGTTTTGATTTTATACATGATGATGttttacaaataaattataaagatctatcaataaataaaaatacaaaattatcTGTTATTGGAAATTTACCTTTTTATATAACATCACAAATATTATTCTGTTTATtagatttttataaatatatagaacaAGCAGTTGTAACTATACAATATGAAGTTGGACAGAGAATTATAGCAAAACCAAATGATAAAGATTATTCTATTTTAAGTATATTATTTAGTTTATACACACatccatatttattatttaaaattccAAGTAACGCATTTTATCCTATTCCAAAAGTTGAAGCTGCagttatgaaaataatttttaagaaacatatttttaattgtaatttattatttttaaaacaaatattaaaaCATTCTTTTCAGCAAAGAAGGAAAAAACTAAAATCCAGTTTAAAAAgattattaaatatgtacAATATTCAAAATGTCCCATTACCATTTTCTGATTTGAGACCACAACAATTATATCCTGAACAATTTATTGAACttacaaatattttattccCATTACATGACTATCCATTTGATTCAAACATTCAGACAAAGGtttggagaaaaaaaaaacatggagaataa
- a CDS encoding rRNA-processing protein FCF2, putative, with amino-acid sequence MGNTKNKFNILETVSAEPISVLDYVNDTIKNKKEEKQTKKNLLSEWGHMKKADKTDELKLQWKLIQHENLFAKNEYNKIKKDEKMPDFFQVATLINGDDKIKVGAGKESQSLHTSNRRKRKCLSALQLFEKNTEMKKWCIKKYTKLQTEKNIGGKSFVRKQKRELMKLKRS; translated from the coding sequence ATGGGGAACACAAAgaacaaatttaatatctTAGAAACGGTAAGTGCAGAGCCTATATCCGTTCTCGATTATGTAAATGATAcgataaaaaataagaaagaGGAAAAacagacaaaaaaaaatctatTAAGTGAATGGGGACATATGAAAAAAGCGGATAAAACTGATGAACTAAAACTACAATGGAAATTAATTCAACATGAAAATTTATTtgcaaaaaatgaatataataaaataaaaaaagatgaaaagaTGCCAGATTTTTTTCAAGTTGCTACATTAATAAATGgagatgataaaataaaagttgGGGCTGGAAAAGAATCTCAATCATTACATACATCAAATAGAAGGAAGAGAAAATGCTTATCAGCTTTAcaattatttgaaaaaaatacagaaatgaaaaaatggtgtattaaaaaatataccaaGTTACaaacagaaaaaaatattggaGGAAAATCTTTTGTTCGAAAGCAAAAGAGAGAATTAATGAAGCTCAAAAGGTCGTAA